The following are encoded together in the Streptomyces sp. NBC_00358 genome:
- a CDS encoding carbamate kinase: protein MRIVVALGGNALLHRGERPDAAVQQANIDRVATALAALAHEHELVITHGNGPQIGLLAVESASDPALTAPYPLHLLGAQTQGMIGSLLACTLRAALPDRHIATLVTHTLVRSDDPAFARPTKFVGQVYPREVAGSLARERGWHIARDTTGWRRVVPSPVPERIVETDTVHELLNRGTLVICAGGGGVPVTADHDTGALTGVEAVVDKDLTAALLAEDLKADFLLILTDVPCVYEDFGIPDQRPVLDATPAELRRKGLPEGSMGPKAEAAARFVERTGGLAAIGALDAAYEIVHGRSGTLIRPDLAAG, encoded by the coding sequence ATGCGTATCGTCGTCGCCCTCGGCGGCAACGCCCTCCTCCACCGCGGTGAACGGCCTGACGCCGCGGTCCAGCAGGCCAACATCGACCGCGTCGCCACCGCCCTCGCGGCGCTGGCCCACGAGCACGAGCTCGTGATCACCCACGGCAACGGCCCCCAGATCGGCCTGCTCGCCGTGGAGAGCGCGAGCGACCCGGCACTCACCGCCCCCTACCCGCTCCATCTGCTCGGCGCCCAGACCCAGGGCATGATCGGCTCCCTGCTGGCCTGCACACTGCGCGCCGCTCTCCCGGACCGCCACATCGCCACTCTCGTCACCCACACCCTCGTACGGTCCGACGATCCGGCGTTCGCACGGCCGACCAAGTTCGTCGGCCAGGTCTACCCCCGGGAGGTGGCGGGCTCCCTCGCCCGCGAGCGAGGCTGGCACATCGCGCGGGACACCACCGGGTGGCGCCGCGTCGTCCCCTCCCCGGTGCCGGAACGGATCGTGGAGACCGACACCGTCCACGAGCTGCTGAACCGCGGCACCCTCGTGATCTGCGCAGGCGGCGGAGGAGTACCCGTCACCGCGGACCACGACACCGGCGCGCTGACCGGCGTGGAGGCCGTCGTCGACAAGGACCTGACCGCGGCCCTGCTCGCCGAGGACCTCAAGGCCGACTTCCTGCTCATCCTCACCGACGTCCCGTGCGTCTACGAGGACTTCGGGATCCCTGACCAGCGACCCGTGCTCGACGCCACCCCGGCGGAGCTGCGCCGCAAGGGTCTCCCGGAGGGCTCGATGGGGCCGAAGGCCGAGGCGGCCGCTCGATTCGTGGAACGGACCGGAGGCCTCGCCGCCATCGGAGCCCTGGACGCGGCGTACGAGATCGTGCACGGCCGGTCGGGCACCCTGATCCGCCCCGACCTCGCGGCCGGCTGA
- a CDS encoding CBS domain-containing protein, translating to MHGSPHIVSDVMTHTVAAIGRGAGFKEIVQLMEQWQVSALPVIEGESRVIGVVSEADLLPKEEFRDGDPDRSTQSRRLNDLAKAGGLTAEELMTSPAVTVPANATLAQAARIMAHAKVKRLPVVDETGGLQGVVSRGDLLKVFLRSDEDIAEEVRREIGSYLFHGSPPPVRVQVAGGVVTLTGRVRDTALVPVAARLVRAVEGVVDVGFDLTGPERLRNR from the coding sequence GTGCACGGCAGTCCGCACATCGTGAGCGACGTGATGACCCACACCGTCGCCGCCATCGGCCGTGGGGCCGGTTTCAAGGAGATCGTGCAGTTGATGGAACAGTGGCAGGTCAGCGCCCTGCCCGTCATCGAGGGCGAGAGCCGGGTGATCGGGGTCGTCTCCGAAGCCGATCTGCTGCCCAAGGAGGAGTTCCGCGACGGCGACCCCGACCGCTCCACGCAGTCGCGGCGTCTGAATGATCTCGCCAAGGCCGGCGGGCTGACCGCGGAGGAGCTGATGACGTCTCCGGCGGTCACCGTGCCCGCGAACGCGACCCTCGCCCAGGCGGCCCGCATCATGGCGCACGCCAAGGTCAAGCGGCTGCCCGTCGTCGACGAGACCGGCGGCCTGCAGGGCGTCGTCAGCCGCGGCGACCTCCTCAAGGTGTTCCTGCGCAGTGACGAGGACATCGCCGAGGAGGTCCGCAGGGAGATCGGGTCCTACCTCTTCCACGGGTCGCCCCCGCCGGTCCGCGTCCAGGTGGCGGGCGGTGTCGTCACCCTCACCGGACGCGTCCGCGACACCGCGCTGGTGCCGGTGGCCGCCCGGCTGGTGCGGGCCGTCGAAGGAGTGGTGGACGTCGGATTCGACCTCACGGGCCCGGAGCGTTTGCGGAACCGGTGA
- a CDS encoding zinc-dependent alcohol dehydrogenase family protein has translation MKALVFHGPGESAWESVADPGIQEATDAVVRVDTVTICGTDLHILKGDVPEVAPGTVLGHEAVGEIVEVGGDVRTVRPGDRVLVSCITACGRCRFCREGAYGQCRADGGWILGHLINGTQAEYVRVPHADLSTHLLPGAVDSKDAVLLADIFPTAYEVGVLNGRVRPGDTVVVVGAGPVGLAAIATAGFFSPEKIIAVDLAPARLDAAKRLGADAVATAGEEAEQLVSDLTDGLGADVVIEAVGVPESFETCTRMVRPGGHVANVGVHGKPATLHLENLWIKNVTITTGLVDTHSTPTLLRMMAAGRLPAASLVTHTFPLDRMEEAYDVFARAADTGALKVVLGEPQHDVLTVRTP, from the coding sequence ATGAAGGCACTCGTGTTCCACGGTCCGGGAGAGTCCGCGTGGGAGAGCGTGGCCGATCCCGGTATCCAGGAGGCCACCGACGCCGTTGTCCGGGTCGACACCGTCACCATCTGCGGCACCGACCTGCACATCCTCAAGGGCGACGTGCCGGAGGTAGCCCCCGGCACGGTCCTCGGCCACGAGGCCGTCGGTGAGATCGTCGAGGTCGGCGGCGATGTCCGTACGGTCCGACCGGGCGATCGCGTCCTGGTCTCCTGCATCACGGCGTGCGGCCGCTGCCGCTTCTGCCGGGAGGGCGCCTACGGCCAGTGCCGTGCCGACGGTGGCTGGATCCTCGGCCACCTGATCAACGGCACCCAGGCCGAATACGTCCGCGTCCCGCACGCCGACCTGTCCACCCATCTCCTGCCCGGGGCCGTGGACAGCAAGGACGCGGTCCTGCTGGCCGACATCTTCCCCACCGCCTACGAGGTCGGCGTGCTCAACGGACGGGTACGTCCCGGAGACACCGTCGTCGTCGTAGGAGCGGGGCCCGTCGGGCTCGCCGCGATCGCGACGGCGGGGTTCTTCTCGCCCGAGAAGATCATTGCCGTGGACCTCGCTCCGGCCCGTCTCGACGCCGCCAAGCGCCTCGGCGCCGACGCCGTCGCGACGGCGGGCGAAGAGGCCGAGCAACTCGTCTCCGACCTCACCGACGGCCTCGGCGCCGACGTCGTCATCGAAGCGGTCGGTGTCCCGGAGAGCTTCGAGACGTGCACGCGCATGGTGCGGCCCGGCGGACACGTCGCCAACGTCGGCGTGCACGGCAAGCCCGCGACCCTGCACCTCGAAAATCTGTGGATCAAGAACGTGACGATCACCACCGGGCTGGTCGACACGCACTCCACACCCACCCTGCTGCGCATGATGGCCGCGGGCCGGCTCCCGGCCGCCTCCCTCGTCACCCACACGTTCCCGCTGGACCGCATGGAGGAGGCGTACGACGTCTTCGCGCGGGCCGCCGACACGGGCGCGCTCAAGGTGGTCCTCGGCGAACCGCAGCACGACGTTCTGACGGTCAGGACGCCCTGA
- the pflB gene encoding formate C-acetyltransferase, whose amino-acid sequence MTTTVTAGGRTGEAWHGFAGTAWREHIDVRDFIQANYTPCEGDAAFLTGPTERTRAVWGTVGALFPEERRRGILDVDTATPSTITSHAPGYIDRERELIVGLQTDAPLKRAIMPNGGLRMVESGLKAYGYEPDDFVTRVFGTYRKTHNDGVFDAYTPAMRAARKAGIITGLPDAYGRGRIIGDYRRVALYGTDRLIAAKRAERAELDSAPSAEHIIRDREELAEQMRALDELTRMAATYGCDVSRPAGTAQEAVQWLYLGYLAAVKEQNGAAMSLGRTSTFLDVYLQRDLAAGALDETRAQELIDDFVIKLRIVRFLRTPEYDALFSGDPTWVTESIGGIGEDGRPLVTRTSFRFLQTLYNLGPAPEPNLTVLWSPQLPSGFKEFCAKVSIDTSAVQYESDELMRPRTGDDTAIACCVSAMAVGRQMQFFGARVNLAKALLYAVNGGRDEISGERIAPETPPLTGEYLEYEELSKAYDGMLDWLAETYVNALNVIHYMHDKYAYERVEMALHDHPVHRFMACGIAGLSVATDSLSAVKYARVKVIRDETGLAVDYEIEGDYPAYGNNDDRADTIAVGLVDSFMTKVREYPTYRDAEHTQSVLTITSNVVYGKHTGNTPDGRRAGQPFAPGANPMNGRDRHGVAASALSVAKLPYEHARDGISLTTTITPEGLGHVPGERVGHLVGILDAYTASGGFHMNVNVLDRATLEDAMEHPDKYPELTIRVSGYAVNFVRLTREQQLDVISRTFHGTL is encoded by the coding sequence ATGACCACAACGGTGACGGCTGGAGGCCGGACGGGCGAGGCGTGGCACGGCTTCGCCGGGACGGCGTGGCGCGAGCACATCGACGTCCGTGACTTCATCCAGGCCAACTACACGCCCTGCGAAGGAGACGCGGCCTTCCTGACCGGCCCCACGGAGCGCACCCGGGCCGTCTGGGGCACGGTCGGCGCGCTCTTCCCGGAGGAGCGGCGCAGGGGAATCCTCGACGTCGACACCGCGACCCCTTCGACGATCACCTCGCACGCGCCCGGATACATCGACCGCGAGCGGGAGTTGATCGTCGGCCTGCAGACCGACGCGCCGCTCAAGCGCGCCATCATGCCCAACGGCGGTCTGCGGATGGTCGAGAGCGGACTGAAGGCGTACGGCTACGAGCCCGACGACTTCGTCACCCGCGTCTTCGGGACCTACCGCAAGACCCACAACGACGGCGTCTTCGACGCGTACACCCCCGCCATGCGTGCCGCCCGCAAGGCCGGCATCATCACGGGGCTGCCCGACGCGTACGGCCGCGGCCGGATCATCGGCGACTACCGGCGGGTGGCGCTGTACGGCACGGACCGGCTCATCGCCGCCAAGAGGGCGGAGCGCGCCGAACTCGACTCCGCGCCCTCGGCCGAGCACATCATCCGAGACCGCGAGGAACTCGCCGAGCAGATGCGGGCGTTGGACGAGCTGACCCGGATGGCCGCGACCTACGGCTGTGACGTCTCGCGCCCCGCCGGCACCGCCCAGGAGGCCGTGCAGTGGCTCTACCTGGGCTATCTCGCCGCCGTGAAGGAGCAGAACGGCGCGGCGATGTCGCTGGGCCGCACGTCGACCTTCCTGGACGTGTACCTCCAGCGCGATCTGGCGGCCGGTGCTCTCGACGAGACCCGTGCCCAGGAACTGATCGACGACTTCGTGATCAAGCTGCGCATCGTACGGTTCCTGCGCACCCCCGAGTACGACGCGCTGTTCTCCGGTGACCCGACCTGGGTCACGGAATCCATCGGCGGCATCGGCGAGGACGGCCGCCCGCTGGTCACCCGCACCTCGTTCCGCTTCCTGCAGACCCTCTACAACCTGGGTCCGGCACCCGAGCCGAACCTCACCGTGCTCTGGTCGCCGCAACTGCCGTCCGGATTCAAGGAGTTCTGCGCCAAGGTCTCCATCGACACCAGCGCCGTCCAGTACGAGTCCGACGAACTGATGCGTCCCCGCACCGGCGACGACACCGCGATCGCCTGTTGTGTCTCCGCGATGGCCGTCGGCCGGCAGATGCAGTTCTTCGGGGCGCGGGTCAACCTCGCCAAGGCCCTCCTGTACGCGGTCAACGGCGGCCGGGACGAGATCAGCGGCGAGCGGATCGCCCCCGAGACACCGCCCCTGACCGGTGAGTACCTGGAGTACGAGGAGTTGTCGAAGGCGTACGACGGGATGCTGGACTGGCTGGCGGAGACGTACGTCAACGCGCTCAACGTCATCCACTACATGCACGACAAGTACGCCTACGAGCGCGTCGAGATGGCGCTCCACGACCATCCCGTGCACCGCTTCATGGCCTGCGGCATCGCCGGCCTCTCCGTCGCCACCGACAGCCTGTCCGCCGTCAAGTACGCCCGGGTCAAGGTGATCCGGGACGAGACGGGGCTGGCCGTGGACTACGAGATCGAGGGCGACTACCCGGCCTACGGGAACAACGACGACCGGGCGGACACCATCGCCGTCGGCCTGGTGGACTCGTTCATGACCAAGGTGCGCGAATACCCCACCTACCGGGACGCCGAACACACCCAGTCGGTCCTGACGATCACCTCGAACGTCGTCTACGGCAAGCACACCGGCAACACCCCCGACGGCCGCCGCGCCGGACAGCCCTTCGCCCCCGGCGCCAACCCGATGAACGGCCGCGACCGGCACGGGGTGGCCGCCTCCGCGCTCTCCGTCGCCAAACTGCCCTACGAGCACGCCCGCGACGGCATCTCGCTGACGACGACGATCACCCCCGAGGGCCTCGGACACGTGCCCGGCGAGCGGGTCGGCCACCTGGTCGGCATCCTCGACGCGTACACGGCCTCCGGCGGCTTCCACATGAACGTCAACGTCCTGGACCGGGCCACCCTGGAGGACGCCATGGAACACCCGGACAAGTATCCGGAGTTGACCATCCGGGTCTCCGGCTACGCGGTCAACTTCGTCCGCCTGACCCGTGAACAGCAGCTCGACGTGATCAGCCGCACCTTCCACGGAACGCTGTGA
- the pflA gene encoding pyruvate formate-lyase-activating protein — protein sequence MTTGRIHSWDLSTGVDGPGTRFVLFVNGCPLRCLYCANPDTWHMRDGKEATVDEVMAEIEKYRPFVTTAGGGVTITGGEPLLQPAFTAALLRRCKEAGLHTALDTSGFLGSRATDRLLADTDLVLLDIKSFDVAAYRELTGGELAPTLNFATRLDRLGIPVWIRYVLVPGRTDAPEPIDGLARFLSGLTNVDRVDVLPFHELGASKYETLGIPFPLRDNPVPEPALTERVREQFRARGLSAY from the coding sequence ATGACGACGGGCCGGATCCACTCCTGGGACCTGTCCACCGGCGTGGACGGTCCGGGGACCCGGTTCGTCCTCTTCGTCAACGGCTGCCCCCTGCGCTGTCTCTACTGCGCCAACCCCGACACCTGGCACATGCGCGACGGGAAGGAGGCCACCGTCGACGAGGTGATGGCGGAGATCGAGAAGTACCGCCCGTTCGTCACCACCGCTGGGGGAGGCGTGACCATCACCGGTGGCGAGCCCCTCCTCCAGCCCGCCTTCACCGCGGCCCTGCTGCGCAGGTGCAAGGAAGCCGGACTGCACACCGCCCTGGACACCTCCGGTTTCCTCGGCTCCCGTGCCACCGACCGGCTCCTCGCCGACACCGACCTGGTGCTGCTCGACATCAAGTCCTTCGACGTCGCCGCCTATCGCGAACTGACGGGGGGCGAACTCGCCCCCACACTCAACTTCGCCACCCGCCTCGACCGTCTCGGCATCCCGGTGTGGATCCGCTACGTCCTCGTTCCCGGCCGGACCGACGCCCCTGAACCCATCGACGGACTCGCCCGCTTCCTCTCCGGCCTCACCAACGTCGACCGCGTGGACGTCCTGCCCTTCCACGAACTGGGCGCCTCCAAGTACGAGACCCTCGGCATCCCCTTCCCCCTGCGGGACAACCCGGTTCCCGAACCCGCCCTGACCGAACGGGTCCGCGAACAGTTCAGGGCCCGCGGCCTGTCCGCCTACTGA
- a CDS encoding Crp/Fnr family transcriptional regulator has protein sequence MNASTTSTMVRALPADHRERLMQVAREVSFPAGTRLFEEGHHADRFWIVRTGTVALDLRVPGRRAAVVEILGHNELVGWSWLFHPHTWHLGAKATSPVRAYEFDAETVLAMCRADPELGMAVTRWTGEIVAHRLQSTRTRLLDLYAPYGSGDPR, from the coding sequence ATGAACGCTTCCACCACATCCACCATGGTGCGGGCGCTGCCCGCCGACCACCGGGAACGGCTGATGCAGGTGGCCCGCGAGGTGTCGTTCCCCGCAGGCACCCGGCTGTTCGAGGAGGGCCACCACGCGGACCGGTTCTGGATCGTCCGGACCGGCACGGTGGCCCTGGACCTGCGGGTGCCGGGCCGCCGCGCGGCCGTCGTCGAGATCCTCGGACACAACGAACTCGTCGGCTGGTCCTGGCTGTTCCACCCGCACACCTGGCACCTGGGCGCCAAGGCGACGAGCCCGGTGCGCGCCTACGAGTTCGACGCCGAGACGGTCCTGGCCATGTGCCGGGCCGATCCCGAACTGGGGATGGCCGTGACCCGGTGGACCGGCGAGATCGTCGCCCACCGGCTCCAGTCCACCCGGACCCGGCTGCTCGACCTGTACGCCCCCTACGGCAGCGGCGACCCCCGCTGA
- a CDS encoding universal stress protein produces MALPIVVGVDGSEPSLRAVDWAADEAALRGAPLRLVYASLWERYEGAALAQDLAKPSEQVTAESIVRTAAQRAGSRRAELKISTDVLPEEPEYALVREGREAAALVLGTRGRSGIVEMLLGSVSLTVAARADCPVIVLRGSHDNQARARTHGRVVVGIGESTTDSAALNFAVQEAKLRHAPLDAVRAWRCPAHETTDHPLLAGEPARLHELHAGEVLEKALEDVPADVDLRRRTVEGPARRVLLDASDAADLLVVGARRDTGHLGLQLGRVAHGVLHHAACAVAVVPEKA; encoded by the coding sequence ATGGCTCTCCCGATCGTCGTCGGCGTCGACGGATCCGAACCCAGCCTGCGAGCCGTCGACTGGGCGGCCGACGAGGCCGCCCTGCGCGGGGCACCACTGCGGCTGGTGTACGCCTCCCTCTGGGAGCGCTACGAGGGCGCCGCGCTCGCACAGGACCTCGCCAAGCCGTCCGAACAGGTCACGGCCGAGAGCATCGTACGGACCGCCGCACAGCGTGCCGGCTCGCGCCGGGCCGAGTTGAAGATCTCCACCGACGTACTGCCGGAGGAGCCCGAGTACGCGCTGGTCCGCGAGGGACGCGAGGCCGCCGCGCTGGTGCTCGGCACCCGCGGCCGCAGCGGCATCGTCGAGATGCTGCTCGGATCGGTCAGCCTGACGGTCGCCGCCCGTGCGGACTGCCCGGTGATCGTGCTCCGCGGCAGCCACGACAACCAGGCCCGCGCCCGGACGCACGGTCGCGTCGTCGTGGGCATCGGGGAGAGCACGACGGACTCCGCCGCCCTGAACTTCGCTGTTCAGGAGGCGAAGCTGCGCCACGCGCCCCTGGACGCCGTACGGGCTTGGCGGTGCCCGGCGCACGAGACCACCGACCACCCCCTGCTCGCCGGGGAACCCGCGCGCCTGCACGAGTTGCATGCCGGCGAGGTCCTGGAGAAGGCCCTGGAAGACGTACCCGCGGATGTGGACCTGCGCCGGCGCACGGTCGAGGGTCCGGCCCGCAGGGTCCTGCTGGACGCGTCCGACGCAGCCGACCTGTTGGTGGTCGGGGCGCGCCGCGACACGGGACACCTCGGGCTCCAACTGGGGCGTGTCGCCCACGGGGTGCTGCACCACGCCGCCTGTGCCGTCGCGGTCGTACCCGAGAAGGCGTGA
- the ppdK gene encoding pyruvate, phosphate dikinase, with product MTRYVYEFADGGRDMADLLGGKGANLAEMTRLGLPVPPGFTVTTAACREYLATGEEPGELGAQVVHALAELERTTGRELGGRDNPLLLSVRSGSKFSMPGMMETILDVGLGDESVLGLAKITGSEHVAWDSYRRLLQMYGRTVLGIAPERFGRHAAGDGPVALVEHFKQIIRDTTGEEFPQDPAEQLQRAIRAVFDSWNGERARLYRRREHIPDDLGTAVNIQVMVLGNLGPDSGTGVAFTRDPATGARGVYGDYLPDAQGEDVVAGIRNAVPLAELARLDPASYRQLLRHMATLEHHYRDLCDIEFTVERGRLWMLQTRVGKRTAEAAFRIAEALVDEKLIDEDEALARVGGAQLARLMFPGFEAHAEAAPLAHGVPASPGAAVGAIVFDSAEAVRRADAGEHVVLVRRETTPDDLPGMVAAEAVLTSRGGKTSHAAVVARGMGKVCVCGAEELTVDVTSRTLTAPDGTVLTEGTVISVDGTAGTVHLGALPLTDSPVGHFLDTGEGDGALTDAVARTLQHADSVRHLEVRANADTPEDAARARRYGAQGIGLCRTEHMFLGERRSLVEAMILAEDETGRAAALDALLPLQRADFTGILAAMDGLPVTIRLIDPPLHEFLPDRTELAVRVATRPTEHDRRLLAAVERMHESNPMLGLRGVRLGLVVPGLVDMQVRAIAEAVAGRLRAGGDPRAEIMVPLVGTVEELRIVRATAERVLADVSQESGITVDCPIGTMIELPRAALTAGRIAEAADFFSFGTNDLTQTAWGLSRDDVEASFFPAYLAQGVFAVSPFETLDREGVGRLVRIAAEEGRAAHPGLKIGVCGEHGGDPDSIHFFHDIGLDYVSCSPFRVPAARLEAGRASLADGGDAASAAT from the coding sequence ATGACCCGATACGTGTACGAATTCGCGGACGGGGGCCGTGACATGGCGGACCTGCTCGGCGGCAAGGGAGCCAACCTCGCGGAGATGACCCGGCTGGGACTTCCCGTCCCGCCCGGCTTCACCGTCACCACCGCCGCGTGCCGCGAATACCTGGCCACCGGCGAGGAACCGGGCGAGCTGGGCGCACAAGTCGTCCACGCGCTCGCCGAGTTGGAGCGGACTACCGGTCGCGAACTCGGCGGACGGGACAACCCGCTGCTGCTCTCGGTCCGTTCGGGCAGCAAGTTCTCGATGCCCGGGATGATGGAGACCATCCTCGACGTAGGTCTCGGGGACGAGTCCGTCCTCGGCCTCGCCAAGATCACCGGCAGCGAGCACGTCGCGTGGGACTCCTACCGCAGACTCCTCCAGATGTACGGTCGCACGGTGCTCGGCATCGCACCGGAACGCTTCGGCCGGCACGCTGCCGGGGACGGGCCCGTGGCGCTCGTCGAGCACTTCAAGCAGATCATCCGCGACACGACCGGCGAGGAGTTCCCACAGGACCCGGCCGAACAGCTCCAGCGGGCGATCCGTGCCGTCTTCGACTCCTGGAACGGCGAGCGCGCCCGCCTCTACCGCCGTCGTGAGCACATCCCCGACGACCTCGGGACCGCCGTCAACATCCAGGTGATGGTCCTCGGCAATCTCGGCCCGGACTCCGGCACGGGCGTCGCCTTCACCCGTGACCCGGCCACCGGTGCCCGGGGCGTCTACGGCGACTACCTTCCCGACGCCCAGGGCGAGGACGTCGTCGCCGGCATCCGCAACGCCGTCCCGCTCGCCGAACTGGCACGCCTCGACCCGGCCTCCTACCGTCAACTCCTGCGGCACATGGCGACCTTGGAGCACCACTACCGCGACCTGTGCGACATCGAGTTCACCGTCGAGCGCGGCAGGCTCTGGATGCTCCAGACCAGGGTCGGCAAGCGCACCGCCGAGGCCGCCTTCCGGATCGCGGAGGCGCTCGTCGACGAGAAGCTGATCGACGAGGACGAAGCGCTCGCCCGGGTCGGTGGGGCGCAACTGGCCCGGCTGATGTTCCCCGGGTTCGAGGCGCATGCCGAGGCCGCGCCGCTGGCGCACGGTGTCCCCGCCTCGCCCGGCGCGGCGGTCGGCGCGATCGTCTTCGACTCGGCGGAGGCCGTACGGCGCGCGGACGCGGGGGAGCACGTCGTCCTCGTACGGCGCGAGACGACGCCCGACGACCTGCCCGGGATGGTGGCGGCCGAGGCCGTGCTGACCAGCCGGGGCGGCAAGACCAGCCACGCGGCCGTCGTCGCCCGCGGGATGGGCAAGGTCTGTGTGTGCGGTGCCGAGGAACTGACGGTGGACGTCACCTCCCGCACCCTCACCGCACCCGACGGGACCGTGCTCACCGAGGGCACCGTGATCTCCGTGGACGGTACGGCGGGCACCGTCCACCTCGGCGCCCTGCCCCTGACCGACTCCCCGGTCGGGCACTTCCTCGACACCGGAGAGGGCGACGGCGCACTGACCGACGCGGTCGCCCGCACCCTCCAGCACGCCGACTCCGTACGGCACTTGGAGGTGCGCGCCAACGCGGACACCCCCGAGGACGCGGCCCGCGCCCGCCGCTACGGCGCCCAGGGCATCGGGCTGTGCCGCACCGAGCACATGTTCCTCGGCGAGCGCCGGAGTCTCGTCGAGGCGATGATCCTCGCCGAGGACGAGACCGGACGGGCCGCCGCCCTGGACGCCCTCCTGCCCCTCCAGCGGGCCGACTTCACCGGAATCCTCGCCGCGATGGACGGACTCCCGGTGACGATCCGCCTCATCGACCCGCCGCTGCACGAGTTCCTGCCCGACCGCACCGAACTGGCTGTTCGCGTCGCCACCCGGCCCACCGAGCACGACCGCCGCCTGCTCGCCGCCGTCGAGCGCATGCACGAGTCCAACCCCATGCTCGGACTGCGCGGCGTCCGCCTGGGGCTCGTCGTCCCCGGTCTCGTCGACATGCAGGTACGGGCGATCGCCGAGGCCGTGGCCGGACGGCTGCGCGCAGGGGGAGACCCCCGGGCGGAGATCATGGTCCCCCTGGTCGGCACCGTCGAGGAACTGCGGATCGTCCGTGCCACGGCGGAGCGCGTCCTCGCCGACGTCTCACAGGAGTCCGGGATCACCGTCGACTGCCCGATCGGCACGATGATCGAGCTGCCCCGGGCCGCGCTGACCGCGGGCCGGATCGCCGAGGCCGCCGACTTCTTCTCCTTCGGCACCAACGACCTGACCCAGACGGCCTGGGGCCTGTCCCGCGACGACGTCGAGGCGTCCTTCTTCCCGGCCTATCTGGCCCAGGGCGTCTTCGCGGTCTCCCCCTTCGAGACCCTCGACCGCGAAGGCGTCGGACGGCTGGTGCGCATCGCCGCCGAGGAGGGCCGCGCCGCCCACCCGGGTCTGAAGATCGGCGTCTGCGGCGAACACGGCGGCGACCCCGACTCCATCCACTTCTTCCACGACATCGGCCTCGACTACGTCTCCTGTTCGCCGTTCCGCGTCCCGGCCGCCCGCCTGGAAGCGGGCCGGGCCTCGCTCGCCGACGGCGGGGACGCCGCTTCGGCCGCGACCTAG
- a CDS encoding universal stress protein — protein sequence MKPSAGAALIVVRRRERETRFGTCLGSVAHAVLHHADCSVAVVPHA from the coding sequence GTGAAGCCCTCCGCGGGTGCCGCACTGATCGTGGTGCGACGCCGGGAACGCGAGACCCGCTTCGGCACCTGCCTCGGATCGGTCGCCCACGCGGTGCTGCACCACGCCGACTGTTCCGTCGCCGTCGTTCCGCACGCCTGA
- a CDS encoding universal stress protein, translating into MLRTITVGLDGSQESRAAAEWAAREAELRGLPLKIAHVWEPVPEPMVQAPLLGAETQRHRTGRSGMGVPPAGGGGRIPQEAAEGVRLRHPGVEVRTEQLSGHPGDALAEVAKSAELLVLGSRGLGGIGGFMVGSAGLSAVAQADRPVVMIRARETAADEHELAPGGAPSVATPFRPVVLGLDVEHPDETLIEFAFDAAKRRATSLRVVHGWYPPPYYAYGTPVNPALHEALSLSASEAVAEVLGPWRKKFPDVEAVEDSRYGSAAALVVDASREASLVVVGQRIRRSSLGAHIGHVTHSVLHHSTAPVAVVPHS; encoded by the coding sequence ATGCTCCGCACCATCACCGTAGGTCTCGACGGCTCGCAGGAGAGCCGGGCCGCCGCCGAATGGGCGGCCCGGGAGGCGGAACTGCGCGGCCTGCCGCTGAAGATCGCGCACGTGTGGGAGCCGGTGCCGGAGCCCATGGTTCAGGCCCCGCTCCTGGGGGCCGAGACCCAGCGGCACCGGACCGGGCGAAGCGGGATGGGGGTACCCCCGGCCGGAGGCGGGGGGAGGATTCCCCAGGAGGCCGCGGAGGGGGTCCGGCTGCGTCACCCCGGCGTCGAGGTGCGCACGGAGCAGCTCTCCGGTCACCCGGGTGACGCACTGGCGGAGGTGGCGAAGAGCGCCGAACTGCTCGTCCTGGGCTCGCGCGGCCTCGGCGGGATCGGCGGGTTCATGGTCGGATCGGCCGGGCTGTCCGCCGTCGCTCAGGCGGACCGCCCGGTCGTGATGATCCGGGCACGGGAGACAGCCGCGGACGAGCACGAACTGGCCCCGGGGGGTGCTCCGTCCGTCGCTACGCCGTTCCGGCCCGTGGTTCTCGGACTCGACGTCGAGCACCCCGACGAGACGCTGATCGAGTTCGCGTTCGACGCCGCCAAGCGCCGTGCGACGTCCTTGCGGGTCGTCCACGGCTGGTACCCGCCGCCCTATTACGCGTACGGCACGCCCGTCAATCCCGCCCTGCACGAGGCGCTGTCCTTGAGCGCGTCCGAAGCCGTGGCCGAAGTGCTGGGCCCATGGCGGAAGAAGTTCCCGGACGTGGAGGCCGTCGAGGATTCCCGCTACGGCAGCGCGGCCGCACTCGTCGTGGACGCTTCGCGCGAGGCCTCGCTCGTCGTCGTGGGCCAGCGCATCCGGCGCAGCTCCCTCGGCGCCCACATCGGACACGTCACGCACTCCGTCCTGCATCACTCCACCGCCCCCGTCGCCGTCGTCCCGCACAGCTGA